A part of Aegilops tauschii subsp. strangulata cultivar AL8/78 chromosome 2, Aet v6.0, whole genome shotgun sequence genomic DNA contains:
- the LOC120974376 gene encoding uncharacterized protein, whose product MEQGRGEAAVVDGDLQKTGAETMADAVQTLVGGAGAGGAASPRAGSVAAATDLEEKKVAVADSAVADSAMPELDVTASSGPSDGPAEASGEHVDLQKEDLVGNKRKWDSSGYYPYDSDEDELYEYQSGDDVVEGNVESFEEKVVQKIRARGSAMYYNWRTDKYRCPYCSRPKPRSGLLEHLMEHCRATSIRSDEYKIRA is encoded by the exons ATGGAGCAAGGCCGTGGTGAAGCCGCCGTCGTGGACGGAGATCTGCAGAAGACGGGCGCGGAGACCATGGCAGATGCCGTGCAGACCCTCGTCGGTGGCGCGGGTGCAGGAGGTGCTGCATCCCCACGCGCTGGATCGGTCGCTGCGGCGACGGATCTGGAGGAGAAGAAGGTGGCCGTGGCGGACTCTGCCGTGGCGGACTCAGCCATGCCGGAGCTTGACGTGACGGCGTCGAGCGGCCCGTCTGATGGACCTGCGGAGGCCAGCGGCGAGCACGTGGACCTGCAG AAGGAGGATCTTGTTGGCAACAAGAGGAAGTGGGACTCATCTGGGTACTACCCTTATGACAGTGATGAGGATGAGCTGTACGAG TATCAATCTGGAGATGATGTGGTCGAGGGGAACGTTGAGTCCTTTGAAGAGAAGGTGGTGCAGAAGATCAGGGCCCGAGGATCTGCTATGTACTACAACTGGAGGACGGACAAGTACCGGTGCCCCTACTGCAGCAGGCCCAAGCCCAGGTCTGGGTTGCTGGAGCATCTGATGGAACATTGTCGGGCTACATCCATCAGAAGTGATGAGTACAAGATCAGGGCTTAG
- the LOC109737121 gene encoding uncharacterized protein, producing the protein MSLDAQRSWMYSGWKDNGRHSDEWIRNTNAFVNHVFEGVRSAKFGVSCPCSKCCNGSRRTKQLMTSHLCHWGFMPSYFRWTAHGEHHVHVDRVESVNTDCLEDMLCDFGDAMHVDNVDEEPTPDAKDFYAMLSAVRDPLHEFTQTSRFATVTRLMGIKSQYNLSGDCINSLLKLWQDTLPQGNKMPSSLYECKCILVGLKMPLLKIDACVNHCMIYYKDRERKLKCDFCGAARYKVVNNDCPNKKRKPIPRRVLRYLPFLPRLQRLFMQPEFAKHMRWHMEGNRENPGMMVHPADSESWKSFNVDGFASDPCNVKLVKSSDGFYPFNFGLTQYSCWPVFLAPLNLPPALCLKTQNIFLSMVIPGPKSPGKNFNVYMEPLFDELKEAWVGVPTYDSFLKQNFNMRVTLHTTVHDRPAFGMVAGWSTHGGLACYECGADPQTIWLDNGHKWSWFDSHGRFLRADHVFRTQSDAFLKDTVVKDIAPCRLTGDEVFAYMNEVKDNNFEGYGVTHNWTHIPKLWELPYFPKLLLPHNIDVMHTEKNIAEAIFNIVLDIPNKTKDNAKARLDQAVLCSRTDFNLQEKPNDKWEKPRAPYCLKRNQIREVLLWFLQLKFPDGYVANMKRGVNLEQLKIYGLKSHDYHIFMERLLPVMLRGHVDNDVWEALAELSYFFRLLCAKEIDPNQMDKLEENIPVLICKLEKIFPPGFFDSMEHLMIHLPYQAKVGGPVKYRWMYSYERLIKKLRAKVSNKARVEASIVEAFLVEEISNFSSLYLPDDVPTSRNRPQRYAQSSTTSTSTLSLFGDKGWKIGRGEPRILSHEEYKTAMIFILLNMPEMDDIVKCIKDASINKELRDLSRGCSMRVKSYDMYEVNGFRFRSEKYENRREGDLSSRNIGVLALGIDDATNEELEYYGVIKDIIELKFDGDEYFSLVMFDCHWFHPTKGVRHLNRFGLVEVAPASTNPANERFAIASQVSLVYYVPYACTSVASLLDWQVAYRVPPLGSLETPTDDDYTTATPTNADVFQENSLDANDFIVQVGSQLDNLTVRGSDEVVDPSELSHISNRHDLGGERIQEQVIEDEDYDEVIIEEI; encoded by the exons ATGTCTTTGGATGCTCAACGTAGCTGGATGTATAGTGGGTGGAAGGATAATGGAAGGCATTCTGATGAGTGGATACGCAATACAAATGCTTTTGTGAACCATGTTTTTGAGGGCGTCCGTAGTGCCAAGTTTGGAGTTTCTTGTCCTTGCTCAAAATGTTGCAATGGTAGTAGGAGAACAAAACAATTGATGACCTCTCATCTTTGTCATTGGGGTTTCATGCCCAGCTACTTTAGATGGACTGCACATGGGGAGCATCATGTTCATGTAGATAGAGTGGAGTCTGTCAACACTGATTGCTTAGAGGACATGTTGTGTGACTTTGGGGATGCAATGCATGTTGATAATGTAGACGAGGAGCCAACACCAGATGCCAAAGATTTTTATGCCATGTTGTCAGCTGTTAGAGACCCACTCCATGAGTTCACCCAAACCTCACGCTTTGCTACTGTTACACGCTTGATGGGAATTAAGTCACAATACAATTTGTCAGGGGACTGCATAAATAGTTTACTGAAACTTTGGCAAGATACACTCCCACAAGGCAATAAAATGCCATCAAGCTTGTATGAGTGCAAGTGTATCTTAGTTGGTTTGAAAATGCCACTCCTGAAAATAGATGCATGTGTTAACCATTGCATGATATACTATAAGGATAGAGAGAGAAAACTGAAGTGTGATTTCTGTGGTGCAGCAAGATATAAGGTAGTTAACAATGACTGCCCAAATAAGAAGCGTAAACCCATCCCACGTAGGGTTCTGCGATACCTTCCATTTCTACCAAGATTGCAAAGGTTGTTCATGCAGCCTGAATTTGCTAAGCACATGAGATGGCACATGGAAGGCAACCGAGAAAATCCAGGAATGATGGTGCACCCAGCTGATAGTGAATCATGGAAATCTTTCAATGTGGATGGGTTTGCAAGTGATCCATGCAACGTTAAGCTAGTCAAGTCCTCTGATGGCTTCTACCCTTTTAATTTCGGGTTAACACAATACTCTTGTTGGCCTGTGTTTCTTGCTCCTTTGAACCTGCCACCTGCTCTTTGCTTGAAAACACAAAATATCTTTCTTAGCATGGTGATCCCTGGACCAAAGAGTCCTGGCAAGAACTTCAATGTGTACATGGAGCCTTTATTTGATGAGTTGAAAGAGGCATGGGTGGGTGTACCAACTTATGATAGTTTCCTTAAGCAGAATTTCAATATGAGGGTAACCTTGCATACAACTGTCCATGACCGCCCTGCTTTTGGTATGGTTGCTGGATGGTCTACCCATGGTGGGCTGGCTTGTTACGAGTGTGGGGCAGATCCACAAACAATTTGGCTGGATAATGGGCacaaatggagttggtttgataGCCACGGGCGATTTCTGCGGGCCGACCATGTATTTAGGACCCAGAGTGATGCCTTTTTAAAAGATACAGTAGTGAAGGATATTGCTCCATGTAGGTTAACAGGGGATGAAGTTTTTGCTTACATGAATGAAGTTAAGGACAACAATTTTGAAGGTTATGGAGTAACACACAATTGGACACACATTCCTAAGCTGTGGGAATTGCCATACTTCCCAAAGCTTTTGCTTCCTCATAATATAGATGTTATGCACACCGAAAAAAATATTGCAGAAGCAATATTCAATATTGTCCTTGACATTCCTAACAAGACAAAAGACAATGCCAAAGCCCGCCTTGACCAAGCTGTACTGTGTAGCAGAACTGATTTCAACCTTCAAGAAAAGCCCAATGATAAATGGGAAAAGCCTAGAGCACCATATTGCTTGAAGAGGAACCAAATAAGAGAGGTCCTGTTGTGGTTTCTTCAGCTCAAATTTCCAGATGGATATGTGGCCAACATGAAGCGAGGTGTTAACTTAGAGCAACTTAAGATATATGGGCTCAAAAGTCATGACTACCATATATTTATGGAGCGGTTGCTGCCTGTCATGCTACGGGGGCATGTAGATAATGATGTGTGGGAGGCTTTGGCTGAGCTAAGTTATTTCTTTAGGCTGCTTTGCGCAAAAGAAATAGATCCTAACCAAATGGATAAATTGGAGGAAAACATTCCTGTCCTAATTTGTAAATTGGAGAAAATTTTCCCACCGGGGTTCTTTGATTCAATGGAACATCTAATGATACACCTCCCTTATCAAGCAAAAGTAGGAGGGCCTGTTAAGTATCGTTGGATGTATAGTTATGAAAG GTTAATAAAAAAGCTTAGAGCAAAAGTTAGTAACAAAGCACGTGTGGAGGCTTCAATTGTTGAGGCATTTCTTGTTGAGGAGATTTCAAACTTTAGTTCTTTGTACCTTCCTGATGATGTGCCTACCTCAAGAAATCGCCCCCAACGTTATGCACAATCTAGCACTACCAGCACAAGTACTCTTAGTTTGTTTGGAGACAAGGGATGGAAAATTGGTAGAGGGGAACCTAGGATCTTATCACATGAAGAGTACAAGACAGCCAtgatttttatcttactaaacATGCCTGAAATGGATGATATTGTGAAA TGCATAAAGGATGCATCTATTAATAAAGAATTACGCGATCTTTCGCGAGGTTGTAGCATGAGAGTAAAATCATATGACATGTATGAAGTTAATGGGTTCAGATTTCGATCAGAGAAATATGAAAACCGCAGAGAAGGGGACCTTTCATCTAGAAATATCGGCGTTCTTGCTCTTGGAATAGATGATGCAACCAATGAGGAGCTTGAATACTACGGTGTTATTAAGGACATTATAGAACTTAAATTTGATGGTGATGAGTACTTCAGTCTTGTGATGTTTGATTGTCACTGGTTTCATCCAACCAAAGGAGTGAGACATTTGAACAGATTTGGCTTAGTTGAAGTAGCACCTGCTTCAACCAATCCAGCCAATGAGCGTTTTGCTATTGCGAGCCAAGTGAGCTTAGTTTATTATGTTCCATATGCTTGCACTTCCGTTGCAAGTCTTCTTGATTGGCAAGTTGCTTACAGAGTACCACCTCTAGGCAGTCTAGAAACTCCCACAGATGATGACTACACAACAGCAACACCCACTAATGCAGATGTGTTCCAAGAGAATAGTTTAGATGCCAATGATTTCATTGTACAAGTAGGATCACAACTTGACAACTTAACAGTACGTGGTTCAGATGAGGTGGTTGATCCAAGCGAATTGTCACATATTAGCAACCGACATGATTTGGGTGGTGAAAGGATTCAGGAACAAGTTATCGAGGATGAAGACTATGATGAAGTGATCATTGAGGAAATttaa